The following proteins are encoded in a genomic region of Arachis ipaensis cultivar K30076 chromosome B02, Araip1.1, whole genome shotgun sequence:
- the LOC107624875 gene encoding uncharacterized protein LOC107624875: protein MALPTPPLPDWLVKWVKEAVKQELSYLVYYESNIIDLKNQVDKLKLEQRNLRYKVAEDEDRHGREIYDDVSKWLDRADTIISDYEKFLKEEDHAHAVCFTGLPPNLLARYLLSKKSIQLKKEAESQVQKAKFACISHGGPPSVGLALSNVDYQSLPSRATAMEDIMDALKDSSARMIGVHGPSGVGKTTLVMEAVNRIQNDKEKPKLFDVLIMANVTKTPDIRKIQGQIADMLWMKLEEESEEGRAGRIRDRLKKEKESTLIILDDLSAKVDLNILGIPWHTGDDNQKNFKGGKSLGSRVPEEKKTEQQDIAHGVMKEKKDPDGSSPLLMLTTEERYKGCKVLLISEVGQVLNQMDVRPDIVVPVNLLNEKDARTLFNKMAGIGDKSLELGELPAQIVKKCDGLPMSIVTTAKALKNRSRLVWEETHHKLETQALAGTPEHSTRVIYDLLENEELKITFLLCACMDHDALVSDLVRLCIGLGFLQGIYTVKDARTRVQVMLMKLRESGLLSNSYSSDRFTMQNLVRNAALSIAFKERHMLMLTKGKIDEWPDDDELRRYIAISLRHCDVNEAITKRMQCDRLKILEINNDDPQLQLPNDFFKQMKELKVLILTGVHVSLLDSSIGSLTKLRMLCLEHCTLNSSSEELRVIENLKNLRILSFSGSNIDCLPVELGKLSKLQTLDISNCPKLRVIPPNVISRLTSLEELYMRKTPIQWPKVINGAENDERRNASLLELGGLNQLTNLDIQIQSVDHLPENLFFDKLSSYKIVIGSLSRYLEKDFKIPEKHELSRFLAIHQKGGIHIHSQKGIKMLFERVEYLLLGKLTDVEDLFYDLNLKGFPHLKYLAIQNNHDIQFLIHPKDRQQHHEKAFEKLETLELYKVTQIEEICFSSCLLSKPSFANLKTIKVNFCEKLRHLFSTPMLELLYALETIEASDCDSLKEIVPVESTHENKMLKLPKLRTLTLQSLPEFSGFDPIPTTEGNKILFHEKVEVSELERIELKFIQIDQIWIGQSPNFGNLIHLDVIGCHNLKYLLPFSLATNLKKLQSLYVGECYKMENIFLDGPVKVAKGVSFPNLKNIKLSRMSSLRKIWNLNVPVGKLDTLVIEKCNQLVSVFGHDMEGIFQGLSSLTVTNCKSMETIFDLAADQNRYATVLRDVHLESLPKLETILRCKEDQEGTLQLKSLQNVTVHDCDKLENIFPFSIAEHQLEKLQCLVVSDCSKLNEIVAAQKGTSNNSSSSSSNLVPLEFPELTTIKFSKLPKFQSFCPGHCELKCRKLHDVSIEFCGNLELFREESSQATTSAQGKPLFHEKVMNKLRSMHIELQHTSSSSRYRRDKLEVLRLSWLEDTKILYRFLHSNPYLKSLWLDNCRFPRLVEPKSDGIENIGVVPKLKTLKLTNLPSLNDIGFEQDAILQRIESLTLENCPSLETIVPSKERVCFNFLTSLEVVDCKCMKYVMPLSTAESLGQLVTMKVTNCESLEEIVSDNHHGGEEHKKESIIVFKQMKALELVSLNNLVSFCSSKSCSFEFPSLEKFVVSACPKMETFSEKEIKTTPTIMQKVYIVGDEEKRMCWDCNLQDTIKYIYNKKKYYEGMDKISVSEHLVLEEGWKNEKALDRGWFYSLKTLTLERCKFESCAIPSFVLRCLKNLKELEVRDCKSITFIFEMNDIKGTFQLEKLTLEELPNVTHVWTQQDKQKDSRFRNLQQVTVKFCRKLKALFPVAIARNLKMLEQLEVRSCDELLEIVEKDRSGGGNTEIFVFPYLMKLQLYNLPRLAHFYDGKFTLECPELNNLYPFNCNKFELFHTPQEISPSTNRSALFSKIKDISKVATLYMRSKDTSVLKLWLQQSRDLEYLTGLMLAFDDDVNNEYSTLPFEILERTPMLQRMAMINSTSFKKILFPSQNPEFLEHLEYLALSCLFELSSIGGLDYLAKLQELIVWHCPLLRAIEQYPPNLKKLNVSGCHGLQCLLTSSAARSLKHLEELYVHDCKSLKDIVQKEQDDETATEEIIFEQLKSISLQHLRSLECFYQGNAALKLPSLAWVNIRMCSKMTIFSQQLRDEDPSRKMKASFSNPDVSVFEFSQEVLNVVLGKQFLYQIYLTLNDYPELEGKWVGSPEVPVEWGYPFLKLKTMEVEGCDFLTNAVLPSHLLPLLSNLETLIVKKCKHVEAIFDVKDTSAKHDDPVTFRLSKIILKELPTLTHVWNNDPKASLFSFPFLEAVSVDECKGIKSLFPASVPKDNLKQLIVRNCGELEEIVAKDEALAQDANNKEAIVLFPILTSLVLWGLPKLRCICSGIDSLLEWSNDFKTLLVFRCPMLNFFLAVIQNSPKSYPGDQDCFASDHDNHGSVSSPQKVMTSDLEKLVLTKEIVILIEEEQLHVDFQEAKYLGLDNFNDNESDVFPDCLFRKMLVPKLEAIELVDCAFKDIFHSKSSDIDYSKILSQLTTLRLKNLHKLNSMGFEQPWMAPLLENLKRLTISECNCLTNLASSSVVSFFCLTVLSVCNCAGLKYLFTSSTAKSLGALQELSITKCESLETVVAHEEGDKPDDMILLSSLGTLSLDELPQLESFYTGNSTLYFSKMDSSRVSFTITKSNKMKTFSHGDVLPRFLQGKIDEERCYGEMNSLVHKQFEKATSANMTYTDRLEC from the exons ATGGCTCTTCCTACACCTCCTTTGCCAGATTGGCTAGTCAAATGGGTAAAAGAGGCCGTAAAGCAAGAGCTGAGCTACCTCGTGTACTATGAAAGTAACATTATTGATCTAAAAAATCAAGTTGACAAGCTCAAGCTAGAACAACGGAACTTGCGTTATAAGGTTGCAGAGGACGAAGACCGGCATGGGAGAGAAATATACGATGATGTGTCAAAATGGTTGGACAGGGCTGATACAATCATTTCTGATTATGAAAAGTTCCTTAAAGAAGAAGACCATGCCCATGCAGTATGTTTCACCGGCCTTCCTCCTAATTTGCTAGCGAGATATTTGCTTAGCAAAAAATCAATACAACTTAAAAAAGAAGCTGAGAGTCAGGTACAGAAGGCAAAGTTTGCTTGTATATCACATGGAGGACCACCTTCAGTGGGTCTTGCTTTGTCTAATGTTGATTATCAAAGCCTTCCTTCCAGAGCCACAGCCATGGAAGACATTATGGATGCATTGAAAGACTCGAGTGCTAGAATGATCGGTGTTCATGGGCCATCTGGTGTGGGGAAGACCACTCTAGTCATGGAAGCGGTTAACAGAATtcaaaatgataaagaaaagccCAAGTTATTCGATGTACTGATCATGGCAAACGTGACAAAAACTCCAGACATAAGAAAGATTCAAGGGCAGATTGCTGACATGCTGTGGATGAAATTAGAAGAGGAGAGTGAGGAAGGAAGAGCAGGTCGAATAAGAGACAGATTGAAGAAAGAGAAGGAGAGCACTCTTATAATCCTCGATGATCTTAGCGCTAAAGTGGATTTGAATATATTGGGGATTCCTTGGCACACTGGCGATGACAACCAGAAGAATTTCAAAGGAGGGAAGTCCCTTGGCTCAAGGGTTCCTGAGGAGAAAAAGACAGAGCAACAAGACATTGCGCATGGTGTGATGAAAGAGAAGAAGGACCCTGATGGTTCTTCACCTTTGCTAATGTTGACAACAGAAGAGCGTTATAAAGGTTGCAAGGTTTTGCTGATCTCTGAGGTGGGACAAGTGTTGAACCAAATGGACGTGAGGCCGGACATAGTTGTCCCTGTGAACCTTTTAAATGAGAAGGATGCAAGGACCTTGTTCAATAAAATGGCTGGTATAGGTGACAAGAGCCTTGAACTTGGAGAATTACCAGCTCAAATTGTCAAAAAGTGTGATGGATTGCCAATGTCGATAGTTACAACTGCAAAGGCATTGAAAAACCGGAGCCGCTTGGTTTGGGAGGAAACTCATCACAAGCTTGAAACGCAGGCATTGGCAGGAACACCCGAGCATTCTACACGGGTGATTTACGATCTATTGGAAAACGAGGAGCTCAAGATAACCTTCTTGCTTTGTGCTTGTATGGATCATGATGCATTAGTTTCAGATTTGGTGAGACTATGCATTGGATTGGGTTTTCTTCAAGGCATCTACACAGTAAAGGACGCCAGAACCAGAGTGCAAGTCATGCTTATGAAGCTCAGAGAGTCGGGTTTGTTGTCTAACAGCTATTCAAGTGATCGTTTCACAATGCAGAATCTTGTTCGCAATGCTGCATTGTCGATAGCATTCAAGGAGAGGCACATGCTCATGTTGACCAAAGGAAAAATAGATGAATGGCCAGATGATGATGAGCTTAGAAGGTACATTGCTATTTCTTTGCGGCATTGTGATGTCAATGAGGCGATTACTAAGAGGATGCAATGTGATAGACTTAAAATCTTGGAAATTAACAATGATGATCCACAATTACAACTTCCAAatgatttttttaaacaaatgAAAGAGCTCAAAGTGTTGATTTTAACTGGTGTTCATGTGTCACTGTTGGATTCATCCATTGGTTCTCTAACCAAATTAAGAATGCTTTGTTTGGAGCATTGCACGTTAAATTCCTCAAGTGAGGAATTACGCGTCATAGAAAACCTGAAGAATCTAAGAATTCTTAGCTTTTCAGGGTCTAATATTGATTGCTTGCCTGTTGAATTAGGGAAATTGTCTAAGCTGCAAACTCTAGACATAAGTAATTGCCCTAAACTTAGAGTCATTCCACCCAATGTAATCTCACGTCTTACTTCTTTGGAGGAATTGTACATGAGAAAGACTCCAATTCAATGGCCAAAGGTTATCAATGGAGCTGAAAATGATGAGAGGAGAAATGCTAGCCTATTAGAATTGGGGGGTTTAAATCAACTGACAAATCTTGACATACAAATACAAAGTGTGGATCATTTGCCGGAGAACTTGTTCTTTGACAAGTTATCTAGTTACAAAATTGTCATTGGCTCTTTGAGTAGATATTTAGAAAAAGATTTCAAAATACCAGAAAAGCATGAATTGTCGAGATTTTTGGCAATACATCAAAAAGGTGGAATTCACATTCATTCTCAGAAGGGAATCAAAATGCTGTTCGAAAGAGTTGAGTATCTGTTGCTAGGAAAACTCACTGATGTTGAAGATCtgttttatgatttgaatttgaaaggATTTCCCCATCTCAAATATCTGGCCATTCAAAATAATCATGACATCCAATTTCTTATTCACCCCAAGGACAGGCAGCAGCATCATGAGAAGGCTTTTGAGAAACTGGAAACTCTTGAACTCTATAAAGTGACGCAAATTGAGGAAATATGCTTCTCTTCATGTTTACTTTCCAAGCCCTCCTTTGCAAACTTGAAAACCATCAAAGTCAATTTCTGTGAAAAATTAAGGCATCTTTTCTCTACTCCTATGCTTGAGCTTCTATATGCTCTTGAGACAATAGAAGCCTCTGATTGTGACTCTTTAAAGGAGATTGTCCCCGTAGAGAGCACTCATGAAAATAAGATGCTTAAGCTCCCTAAATTGCGCACTTTGACACTACAATCTTTACCTGAGTTCAGTGGATTCGATCCCATACCAACAACAGAAGGCAACAAAATTCTATTTCATGAAAAG GTTGAAGTTTCAGAATTAGAGAGAATAGAGCTGAAGTTTATCCAAATTGACCAAATATGGATTGGGCAGAGTCCAAATTTTGGAAATTTGATCCATTTGGATGTGATTGGTTGTCACAATTTGAAATATTTGTTGCCATTCTCGTTGGCCACGAATCTGAAGAAGCTTCAAAGCCTTTATGTTGGTGAATGCTACAAGATGGAGAACATCTTCCTTGATGGACCCGTAAAAGTTGCTAAG GGTGTTTCTTTTCCAAATTTGAAGAATATCAAACTGAGCAGGATGAGCAGTTTGAGAAAGATTTGGAATCTTAATGTCCCGGTTGGGAAACTGGACACACTGGTCATTGAAAAGTGCAATCAATTGGTGAGTGTTTTCGGTCATGACATGGAGGGAATATTTCAAGGACTAAGCAGCTTGACAGTTACTAATTGCAAGTCAATGGAAACTATATTTGACTTAGCCGCCGATCAGAACCGATATGCTACCGTACTGCGAGATGTTCATTTGGAATCACTACCAAAACTGGAAACTATATTGAGATGCAAGGAAGATCAAGAAGGGACACTTCAATTGAAATCTCTGCAGAATGTAACTGTTCATGATTGTGACAAGTTGGAAAATATATTTCCATTTTCCATTGCTGAACATCAGCTTGAAAAACTGCAATGTTTAGTGGTATCGGATTGCTCCAAATTAAATGAAATTGTAGCAGCCCAAAAAGGTACCAgcaacaacagcagcagcagctCAAGTAATCTTGTTCCATTGGAGTTTCCTGAGCTAACCACCATTAAATTTTCTAAGCTACCAAAGTTTCAGAGTTTCTGTCCAGGACATTGTGAATTGAAGTGTAGAAAGTTACATGACGTGTCTATTGAATTTTGTGGCAACCTTGAACTATTTAGAGAAGAAAGCAGTCAAGCCACAACATCTGCACAAGGAAAGCCTCTCTTTCATGAAAAG GTAATGAATAAGTTGAGGTCGATGCATATTGAGTTACAGCATACAAGTTCGTCAAGTCGCTATCGACGAGACAAGTTAGAAGTTCTTCGCTTGTCCTGGTTAGAGGACACCAAGATTCTATACCGTTTCCTTCACAGCAATCCTTATTTGAAGAGCCTATGGCTGGACAACTGTCGCTTTCCCAGGTTGGTGGAGCCAAAGTCTGATGGAATTGAAAACATAGGAGTTGTTCCAAAGCTGAAAACCTTGAAGTTAACCAACTTACCATCTCTCAATGATATTGGCTTTGAACAAGACGCAATTCTACAAAGAATAGAATCTTTGACTTTAGAGAATTGTCCTAGTTTGGAGACTATAGTGCCTTCAAAGGAGAGAGTATGTTTCAATTTCTTGACCAGTTTGGAAGTTGTAGATTGTAAATGTATGAAATATGTAATGCCACTATCAACAGCTGAAAGCTTGGGTCAACTCGTCACAATGAAGGTAACCAATTGTGAATCTCTGGAGGAAATTGTATCAGATAATCATCACGGAGGTGAAGAACACAAAAAAGAGTCCATCATAGTTTTCAAACAAATGAAAGCTCTAGAACTTGTATCTTTGAATAATCTTGTTAGTTTCTGCAGTTCCAAAAGTTGTTCCTTTGAGTTTCCATCATTGGAGAAATTTGTGGTGAGTGCTTGCCCCAAAATGGAAACGTTCTCTGAAAAAGAAATCAAAACCACGCCAACAATTATGCAGAAAGTGTACATTGTAGGTGATGAAGAGAAGAGAATGTGCTGGGATTGTAATTTGCAAGatacaataaaatatatatacaataagAAG AAATATTATGAAGGTATGGACAAAATAAGTGTTTCTGAGCATTTGGTACTTGAAGAAGGCTGGAAAAATGAAAAAGCTCTTGACAGAGGTTGGTTTTACAGTTTGAAGACTTTGACGTTGGAAAGGTGTAAATTCGAATCATGTGCAATTCCATCATTTGTTCTTCGATGTTTGAAGAACCTAAAGGAATTAGAAGTGCGAGATTGCAAAAGCATCACATTCATTTTTGAAATGAATGACATCAAGGGAACATTCCAGTTGGAGAAGCTCACTCTGGAAGAGCTACCAAATGTGACTCATGTGTGGACCCAACAGGATAAACAAAAAGACAGCCGCTTTCGAAATCTGCAGCAGGTGACTGTCAAGTTTTGTAGAAAACTGAAAGCCTTGTTTCCGGTGGCCATAGCTAGAAATCTTAAGATGCTTGAGCAACTTGAAGTACGTTCTTGTGATGAGTTGCTAGAAATTGTTGAGAAAGATAGGAGTGGAGGTGGCAACACGGAGATTTTTGTGTTTCCTTATCTAATGAAGTTGCAATTGTATAACTTGCCACGACTAGCTCACTTTTATGATGGAAAGTTCACATTGGAGTGTCCAGAGTTAAACAATTTGTATCCATTCAACTGCAACAAATTTGAACTATTTCATACACCGCAAGAAATTAGTCCTTCAACTAATAGATCAGCCCTTTTCTCGAAGATAAAG GACATTTCCAAGGTGGCAACTCTATACATGAGGTCGAAGGATACTTCAGTGCTAAAGTTATGGTTGCAGCAGTCCAGGGATCTTGAATATTTAACAGGACTAATGTTAGCATTTGATGATGATGTGAATAATGAGTACTCTACTTTGCCCTTTGAAATACTTGAGAGGACACCCATGTTACAAAGAATGGCAATGATCAATTCCACAAGCTTCAAGAAGATATTGTTCCCCTCTCAAAATCCCGAGTTCCTTGAACACTTAGAGTACTTGGCCCTAAGCTGCCTATTTGAGCTAAGCTCCATTGGCGGGTTAGACTACTTGGCAAAGCTCCAGGAATTAATTGTTTGGCATTGTCCACTTTTGAGGGCAATAGAGCAATATCCTCCCAATCTGAAAAAATTGAATGTGAGTGGATGTCATGGTTTACAGTGTTTGCTCACATCCTCTGCAGCAAGAAGCTTAAAGCACCTTGAGGAGTTGTACGTTCATGATTGTAAATCATTGAAAGACATAGTGCAAAAAGAGCAAGATGATGAAACAGCCACAGAAGAGATCATCTTTGAGCAGCTAAAAAGCATAAGTCTTCAACATTTGAGAAGCCTGGAATGCTTTTATCAAGGCAATGCTGCCTTGAAGTTACCCTCTCTGGCTTGGGTAAATATACGGATGTGCTCCAAGATGACCATCTTCTCTCAACAATTGAGAGATGAAGATCCTTCAAGAAAAATGAAAGCTTCTTTCTCCAACCCAGATGTTTCGGTCTTCGAATTTTCTCAAGAGGTTCTCAACGTTGTACTAGGAAAGCAGTTCTTATATCAG ATATATTTAACTCTGAATGATTATCCTGAATTGGAAGGAAAATGGGTTGGCTCACCAGAAGTCCCAGTTGAATGGGGTTACCCttttcttaaattaaaaactaTGGAGGTGGAAGGTTGTGACTTTTTAACAAATGCAGTTCTCCCATCTCATTTACTTCCCCTTTTAAGTAATTTGGAAACCCTGATAGTGAAGAAATGTAAACATGTTGAGGCAATATTTGACGTGAAAGATACATCAGCAAAACATGATGATCCTGTTACATTTCGCCTGAGTAAAATCATTTTGAAGGAGCTTCCAACCCTGACGCATGTTTGGAACAATGATCCCAAAGCAAGTCTCTTCAGCTTTCCATTTCTGGAGGCAGTTAGTGTTGATGAATGTAAAGGAATAAAAAGTCTATTTCCAGCATCAGTTCCCAAAGATAACCTAAAGCAATTAATTGTTAGAAACTGTGGGGAGTTAGAGGAGATTGTTGCAAAAGATGAAGCACTTGCTCAAGATGCAAATAACAAAGAGGCTATTGTTCTGTTCCCCATATTGACCAGTCTGGTGCTATGGGGTTTGCCAAAGTTGAGGTGCATTTGTTCTGGAATTGACAGTTTGTTAGAATGGTCTAATGACTTCAAAACTTTGTTAGTTTTTCGTTGTCCAATGCTCAACTTCTTTCTAGCAGTCATTCAGAATTCTCCAAAATCATATCCTGGGGATCAAGATTGTTTTGCAAGTGATCATGACAACCATGGCTCTGTTTCTTCACCACAAAAG GTTATGACCTCCGATTTGGAGAAATTAGTGCTGACTAAGGAAATTGTtatattgattgaggaagaacaACTTCATGTGGACTTCCAAGAAGCAAAATACTTGGGACTGGATAATTTCAACGATAATGAGTCAGATGTATTTCCAGATTGTTTATTCCGCAAGATGTTAGTACCGAAGTTAGAGGCGATTGAGCTAGTAGATTGCGCCTTCAAAGATATATTCCACTCAAAAAGCTCTGACATTGATTATTCCAAAATCCTCTCGCAGCTTACAACGTTGAGACTTAAAAATCTACACAAGCTCAACTCCATGGGGTTTGAGCAGCCCTGGATGGCCCCTCTTCTTGAAAACCTAAAAAGATTAACAATTTCGGAATGCAACTGTTTGACAAACTTAGCATCTTCATCTGTAGTGTCTTTCTTCTGTCTAACTGTGCTAAGTGTATGTAATTGTGCTGGATTGAAATATTTGTTCACATCTTCAACTGCCAAAAGTTTGGGTGCACTGCAAGAATTGTCCATTACCAAGTGTGAATCATTGGAGACAGTAGTGGCTCATGAAGAGGGAGATAAACCAGATGATATGATACTATTAAGTAGCCTTGGTACTTTGTCTCTCGACGAGTTACCACAACTTGAAAGCTTTTACACGGGGAATTCAACTTTGTATTTCTCAAAAATGGACAGCTCTAGAGTTTCATTCACCATCACTAAGTCCAATAAGATGAAGACTTTCTCTCATGGTGACGTGCTGCCCAGGTTCTTGCAAGGGAAAATAGATGAAGAGCGTTGCTATGGTGAAATGAATAGCCTTGTCCACAAACAGTTTGAGAAAGCAACTTCTGCGAACATGACTTACAC